In Gemella massiliensis, a single window of DNA contains:
- the dltD gene encoding D-alanyl-lipoteichoic acid biosynthesis protein DltD, whose amino-acid sequence MAKLKAFILAVVLVALSLTMLKCTYIKKIENYYKVEDNRVRYNISAEKYKSYDILTKNMTKNTTVLLGSSELTATINEKYHPKNIFNYNDFNIMQIGVGNSQNIIHAATLGSIGNAIPNNKVVMIESIQWFDNKNGIQKDAFISKISEEHVFNTMNNPKIMKKTKEKFINRVIELASNNKEMAKKFESYKKYFIDNKGSGITRKFLELDNYITGFKTKYKFYKNNSIENYSLNGAVTPKYNWEELKEHFTNEAKKQTSNNEYAIENSYYDKYIRNKYESLKDISKNTMYNDSPEYKDLDIFISIAKDLGIELRFALFPSNGKWNDYTGITKERRKVAYDNIKRIAKENNIEIFDYSNKEYEKYFLYDTMHLGWRGWIDFERDLYNFAKKT is encoded by the coding sequence ATGGCGAAATTAAAAGCATTTATTTTAGCTGTTGTATTAGTTGCACTGTCCTTAACGATGTTAAAATGTACTTATATAAAAAAAATAGAAAATTATTATAAAGTGGAGGATAATAGAGTTCGTTATAATATTTCAGCGGAAAAATATAAAAGTTATGATATATTAACAAAAAATATGACAAAAAATACCACCGTTTTATTAGGTTCATCGGAATTAACGGCAACGATTAATGAAAAGTATCATCCCAAAAATATTTTTAATTATAATGATTTTAATATAATGCAAATAGGTGTAGGAAATTCACAAAATATTATTCATGCGGCAACATTGGGTTCAATAGGAAATGCTATACCTAACAATAAGGTTGTTATGATTGAATCTATTCAGTGGTTTGATAATAAAAACGGTATTCAAAAAGATGCTTTTATCTCCAAAATTTCTGAAGAACACGTTTTTAATACTATGAATAATCCAAAAATAATGAAGAAAACAAAAGAAAAATTTATTAACCGTGTTATAGAATTAGCATCAAACAATAAGGAAATGGCTAAAAAATTTGAAAGTTATAAAAAATATTTTATAGATAACAAAGGTAGCGGTATTACTAGAAAATTTTTAGAATTAGATAATTATATTACCGGTTTTAAAACAAAATATAAGTTTTATAAAAATAACAGCATTGAAAATTATTCATTAAACGGAGCTGTAACACCGAAGTATAATTGGGAAGAACTTAAAGAACATTTTACAAATGAGGCTAAAAAACAAACAAGTAATAATGAATACGCTATAGAAAATAGTTATTATGATAAATATATCCGTAATAAGTACGAAAGTTTAAAAGATATTTCAAAAAATACGATGTATAATGATTCACCGGAGTATAAAGATTTAGATATATTTATCTCCATTGCCAAAGATTTAGGTATTGAATTACGTTTTGCACTTTTTCCATCAAATGGTAAATGGAATGATTATACAGGAATTACTAAAGAACGTCGAAAAGTTGCTTATGATAATATAAAAAGAATTGCTAAAGAAAATAATATAGAAATTTTTGATTATAGTAATAAAGAGTACGAAAAATATTTTTTATATGATACTATGCATTTAGGTTGGAGAGGATGGATAGACTTTGAACGAGATTTATACAATTTTGCAAAAAAAACTTAA
- the dltC gene encoding D-alanine--poly(phosphoribitol) ligase subunit DltC, with protein MREEILDMLEEICEDEIVKEDLNVNMKEEGLMDSLAFVEMLAHIEENFGIVIAPTEVTYEEIDTPNKVISYLENRV; from the coding sequence ATGAGAGAAGAAATATTAGATATGTTGGAAGAAATCTGTGAAGATGAAATTGTAAAAGAAGATTTAAATGTTAATATGAAAGAAGAGGGGTTAATGGATTCATTAGCTTTTGTAGAAATGCTGGCGCATATTGAGGAAAATTTCGGTATTGTGATAGCACCGACAGAAGTAACATATGAAGAAATTGATACGCCGAATAAAGTTATTAGTTACTTGGAAAATAGAGTATAG